One region of Streptomyces sp. NBC_00442 genomic DNA includes:
- a CDS encoding MFS transporter, with protein MPSRSSTPALLALSLGYFSLGTISLAVVGLNGPIGDDLHVAPARVGFLVTVFALTFALFAPAAPILLRRWNRKRVLLLGIGLLTVGAVLGAVAPGYGFLAATRVVGAMGAAVFGPGASAAGSLIVPPERRQRALATVFAGMTAAAVLGVPLASFLGGSFGWRPAMLGVAALSALGCLLVAVYVPDIPSGEPPTVKAYRETLRTPAALSTVSTTLLFMAAQFTVYGIAGAYLKERFDASPGLISVTLLAFGVIGVLGNAASPRIAEKLGGLRTITIAVAGLAAGFLLLLIAPHSEPGLVLFAIWAFFSQMYQAPQQARLVDLLPAQPGLILAMNAAALYLGMSLGSFIGSALLPDMGAGPIPAVALAILAVAALAHASSARKITVAGPATPVPAP; from the coding sequence ATGCCGTCCCGCAGTTCGACACCGGCGCTGCTCGCGTTGTCGCTGGGCTATTTCAGTCTGGGCACGATCTCACTGGCGGTGGTCGGGCTCAACGGCCCCATCGGAGACGATCTGCACGTGGCGCCGGCGCGCGTGGGCTTCCTGGTCACCGTCTTCGCACTCACGTTCGCCCTGTTCGCCCCGGCGGCCCCCATCCTGCTGCGCCGCTGGAACCGCAAGCGGGTCCTGCTGCTCGGGATCGGTCTGCTCACCGTGGGCGCGGTGCTCGGTGCGGTCGCGCCCGGCTACGGCTTCCTCGCCGCCACGCGGGTCGTCGGCGCGATGGGGGCGGCCGTCTTCGGACCCGGCGCCTCGGCGGCCGGGTCCCTGATCGTCCCGCCCGAGCGCAGGCAGCGCGCCCTCGCCACCGTCTTCGCCGGAATGACGGCGGCGGCGGTCCTCGGGGTGCCGCTCGCCTCGTTCCTCGGCGGCAGCTTCGGCTGGCGCCCGGCGATGCTCGGCGTGGCCGCGCTCTCGGCGCTCGGATGCCTGCTCGTCGCGGTGTACGTACCAGACATCCCCTCCGGCGAGCCGCCCACGGTGAAGGCCTACCGCGAGACCCTGCGCACACCGGCCGCGCTCTCGACCGTCTCGACGACGCTGCTGTTCATGGCGGCGCAGTTCACCGTCTACGGCATCGCGGGCGCCTACCTCAAGGAACGCTTCGACGCCTCCCCGGGACTGATCTCGGTCACCCTGCTCGCCTTCGGCGTCATCGGTGTCCTCGGCAACGCCGCGTCGCCCCGGATCGCCGAGAAGCTCGGCGGCTTGCGCACCATCACCATCGCGGTCGCCGGCCTCGCCGCCGGATTCCTGCTCCTCCTCATCGCCCCGCACTCCGAGCCGGGCCTCGTGCTCTTCGCGATCTGGGCGTTCTTCAGTCAGATGTACCAGGCGCCCCAGCAGGCCCGGCTCGTGGACCTGCTGCCCGCACAGCCCGGCCTGATCCTGGCGATGAACGCCGCCGCCCTCTACCTCGGCATGAGCCTGGGCAGCTTCATCGGCAGTGCCCTGCTGCCCGACATGGGCGCGGGCCCCATCCCGGCCGTCGCCCTCGCCATTCTCGCCGTCGCCGCCCTCGCGCACGCCTCGTCGGCGCGCAAGATCACGGTGGCCGGGCCCGCCACACCGGTCCCCGCCCCCTAG
- the argG gene encoding argininosuccinate synthase encodes MSKVLTSLPAGERVGIAFSGGLDTSVAVAWMRDKGAVPCTYTADIGQYDEPDIASVPGRAQAYGAEIARLVDCRAALVEEGLAALACGAFHIRSGGRAYFNTTPLGRAVTGTLLVRAMLEDNVQIWGDGSTFKGNDIERFYRYGLLANPHLRIYKPWLDADFVTELGGRKEMSEWLLAHDLPYRDSTEKAYSTDANIWGATHEAKTLEHLDTGVETVEPIMGVRFWDPSVEIPTEDVTIGFAQGRPVTINGKDFASPVDLVMEANAIGGRHGMGMSDQIENRIIEAKSRGIYEAPGMALLHAAYERLVNAIHNEDTLAQYYNEGRRLGRLMYEGRWLDPQALMVRESLQRWVGSAVTGEVTLRLRRGEDYSILNTTGPAFSYHPDKLSMERTEDSAFGPVDRIGQLTMRNLDIADSRARLEQYAGLGIVGTAHPELIGAAQAAATGLIGAMPEGGAEVIASRGEVSADDELLDRAAMESGTD; translated from the coding sequence ATGTCCAAGGTTCTCACCTCCCTGCCCGCCGGCGAGCGCGTCGGCATCGCCTTCTCCGGCGGCCTCGACACCTCCGTCGCGGTCGCGTGGATGCGCGACAAGGGCGCCGTCCCGTGTACCTACACCGCCGACATCGGCCAGTACGACGAGCCCGACATCGCGTCGGTGCCGGGCCGCGCCCAGGCCTACGGTGCCGAGATCGCGCGCCTGGTCGACTGCCGGGCGGCCCTGGTCGAGGAGGGCCTGGCCGCGCTCGCGTGCGGCGCTTTCCACATCCGCTCGGGCGGCCGCGCCTACTTCAACACCACCCCGCTGGGCCGTGCCGTCACCGGCACCCTGCTGGTGCGGGCGATGCTGGAGGACAACGTCCAGATCTGGGGCGACGGCTCGACCTTCAAGGGCAACGACATCGAGCGGTTCTACCGTTACGGCCTGCTCGCCAACCCGCACCTGCGGATCTACAAGCCCTGGCTCGACGCGGACTTCGTGACCGAGCTCGGCGGCCGCAAGGAAATGTCGGAGTGGCTTCTCGCCCACGACCTGCCCTACCGCGACAGCACCGAGAAGGCGTACTCCACGGACGCCAACATCTGGGGCGCCACCCACGAGGCCAAGACCCTCGAACACCTGGACACGGGTGTCGAGACCGTCGAGCCGATCATGGGCGTACGGTTCTGGGACCCGTCGGTCGAGATCCCCACCGAGGACGTGACGATCGGCTTCGCCCAGGGCCGCCCGGTCACGATCAACGGCAAGGACTTCGCCTCCCCCGTCGACCTGGTGATGGAGGCCAACGCCATCGGCGGCCGCCACGGCATGGGCATGTCCGACCAGATCGAGAACCGGATCATCGAGGCGAAGAGCCGCGGCATCTACGAGGCCCCCGGCATGGCGCTGCTGCACGCGGCGTACGAGCGCCTCGTCAACGCGATCCACAACGAGGACACCCTCGCCCAGTACTACAACGAGGGCCGCCGTCTCGGCCGGCTGATGTACGAGGGCCGCTGGCTGGACCCGCAGGCGCTGATGGTCCGCGAGTCGCTCCAGCGCTGGGTCGGCTCCGCCGTCACCGGCGAGGTGACGCTGCGGCTGCGGCGCGGCGAGGACTACTCGATCCTCAACACCACGGGTCCCGCGTTCAGTTACCACCCCGACAAGCTCTCGATGGAGCGCACCGAGGACTCGGCCTTCGGCCCGGTGGACCGGATCGGCCAGCTCACGATGCGCAACCTCGACATCGCCGACTCGCGCGCCCGCCTGGAGCAGTACGCGGGCCTCGGCATCGTCGGCACCGCGCACCCCGAGCTGATCGGAGCCGCCCAGGCCGCGGCGACCGGACTCATCGGCGCCATGCCGGAGGGCGGCGCGGAAGTCATCGCCTCGCGCGGTGAGGTCTCGGCCGACGACGAGCTCCTGGACCGAGCGGCGATGGAGTCCGGCACCGACTGA
- a CDS encoding serine hydrolase domain-containing protein, with amino-acid sequence MRYSQNQWRRACAGVAAAALLTVPAAVGSAYAATAPPAPSPSTSASASSGSGFTQLTPAVTARLDAAIQKVMREANVPGVSVSVSAPGKGTYLKSFGVADKATGRPMTPDLFVRIGSETKTFTVTALLELVDRGKAGLDDPIGKYIKGVPNGDKITLRQLAEMRSGLPSYTEDPAFVQALLSDPKRPFTPQQLLAYAYKQPIQFPPGTKYFYSNTNLILLGLVVEKQGGMPLRNFIAQNVLKPAGLKNTSFPVGAEFPSPHPQGYTNQTLDGKEAVTTNWNPSWGWAAGAMISTLPDLKSWARTVATGTLLSPKTQAERLKVIPTGIPGAGYGLGIINVQGWIGHNGSLPGYETLTVYLPESQATMVVVLNTDILDGKTEPSTLFGQAVSSIVTPGHVFNLPVPEPRPSSSASPSSSSSPSSSASASPSSG; translated from the coding sequence GTGAGGTACTCACAGAACCAGTGGCGCAGGGCGTGCGCGGGTGTCGCCGCCGCCGCGCTGCTGACCGTACCGGCGGCAGTCGGCAGCGCGTACGCCGCCACCGCGCCCCCTGCGCCGTCCCCCTCCACCTCGGCGTCCGCGTCGAGCGGATCGGGCTTCACCCAGCTCACCCCGGCCGTCACCGCGCGCCTGGACGCCGCGATCCAGAAGGTCATGCGCGAGGCGAACGTCCCGGGTGTGTCCGTCAGCGTGTCGGCGCCCGGCAAGGGGACGTACCTCAAGTCCTTCGGCGTCGCCGACAAGGCGACGGGCAGGCCGATGACGCCGGACCTCTTCGTGAGGATCGGCAGCGAGACCAAGACGTTCACCGTGACCGCCCTGCTCGAACTGGTCGACCGGGGCAAAGCAGGCCTGGACGATCCGATCGGGAAGTACATCAAGGGCGTCCCCAACGGGGACAAGATCACGCTGCGCCAGCTCGCCGAGATGCGGAGCGGTCTGCCCAGCTACACGGAGGACCCGGCGTTCGTCCAGGCGCTGCTCTCCGACCCGAAGCGGCCATTCACCCCGCAGCAGCTGCTCGCCTACGCCTACAAGCAGCCGATCCAGTTCCCGCCCGGAACGAAGTACTTCTACTCCAACACCAACCTGATCCTGCTGGGTCTGGTCGTGGAGAAGCAGGGCGGCATGCCGCTCCGGAACTTCATCGCGCAGAACGTCCTCAAGCCGGCCGGTCTCAAGAACACCAGCTTCCCGGTCGGCGCCGAGTTCCCCAGCCCGCATCCGCAGGGCTACACCAACCAGACCCTTGACGGCAAGGAAGCGGTCACCACCAACTGGAACCCCTCCTGGGGCTGGGCGGCCGGCGCGATGATCTCCACGCTCCCGGACCTGAAGAGCTGGGCCCGTACGGTCGCGACCGGCACCCTGCTGTCCCCGAAGACGCAGGCCGAGCGGCTCAAGGTCATCCCGACCGGGATTCCGGGCGCCGGGTACGGCCTGGGCATCATCAACGTCCAGGGCTGGATCGGCCACAACGGATCGCTGCCCGGCTACGAGACCCTGACCGTGTACCTGCCCGAGTCGCAGGCCACGATGGTCGTGGTCCTCAACACGGACATCCTGGACGGCAAGACGGAACCCAGCACGCTCTTCGGCCAGGCGGTCAGCAGCATCGTGACGCCGGGGCACGTGTTCAACCTGCCGGTGCCCGAGCCGCGTCCGTCCTCGTCGGCGTCGCCGTCATCCTCGTCCTCGCCGTCCTCCTCGGCTTCGGCCAGCCCCTCGTCGGGGTGA
- a CDS encoding copper resistance D family protein — MTLVHVAASAAYTTPPLWRILTKSGYFLGLSGAIGAAVTYAATVRPALRSPGHGRGDIDVLRRRTALHLAWSGLVLLVSGYFQLAGRVARAGKGMPFEDALVPGAIGDFLNAPAAKGAWVAQGTIYGVQNILVVLASTVLVALFFPRVRRHLDALALTALPLALAVTLVGAIPATAPKDASRTFDLVLDQVHIVSGTVWIGGLAALAALATTRGRLGASAGALWADLWRRFSLVALVCVGAVLTSGLWMSWKHVGGIAQLWTTSYGFFLLIKIVLVLAMVTAGGVNQFWLMPRIARARRADATASLFHLTLRHFPKVVWAEVALGLAVLAVLPFLSGSARSEAGSPAPVASGSIITVGAALVLTLAASLCITVRTSDALARRTEVAAA; from the coding sequence ATGACTCTCGTTCACGTGGCCGCCTCCGCCGCCTACACCACGCCCCCGCTCTGGCGAATCCTTACCAAATCCGGCTATTTCCTCGGCCTGTCCGGGGCCATCGGCGCCGCCGTGACCTACGCGGCCACCGTCCGCCCCGCCCTGCGCTCACCGGGCCACGGGCGCGGCGACATCGACGTGCTGCGCCGGCGGACGGCGCTCCACCTGGCCTGGTCCGGACTCGTGCTGCTCGTGAGCGGCTACTTCCAGCTCGCGGGCCGCGTGGCCAGGGCCGGCAAGGGCATGCCGTTCGAAGACGCCCTCGTGCCGGGCGCCATCGGGGACTTCCTGAACGCCCCCGCGGCCAAGGGCGCCTGGGTGGCGCAGGGAACGATCTACGGGGTGCAGAACATCCTCGTGGTCCTGGCATCCACCGTGCTCGTCGCGCTCTTCTTCCCACGGGTTCGAAGACACCTCGACGCGCTCGCCCTCACCGCTCTCCCCCTCGCGCTCGCCGTGACGCTCGTCGGCGCGATACCGGCCACCGCGCCGAAGGACGCGAGCAGGACCTTCGACCTCGTCCTCGACCAGGTCCACATCGTCAGCGGCACGGTGTGGATCGGCGGCCTCGCCGCTCTCGCCGCGCTCGCCACCACCCGTGGCAGGCTCGGCGCGAGCGCGGGCGCACTGTGGGCCGACCTGTGGCGCCGCTTCAGCCTCGTCGCACTGGTCTGTGTCGGCGCCGTCCTCACCTCGGGCCTGTGGATGAGCTGGAAGCACGTCGGCGGCATCGCCCAGCTGTGGACCACGAGTTACGGGTTCTTCCTGCTCATCAAGATCGTGCTGGTGCTCGCCATGGTCACGGCCGGCGGCGTCAACCAGTTCTGGCTGATGCCCCGCATCGCCCGCGCCCGCCGCGCCGACGCCACGGCCTCCCTGTTCCATCTGACGCTGCGTCACTTCCCGAAGGTCGTCTGGGCCGAGGTCGCCCTGGGGCTCGCCGTCCTGGCCGTGCTCCCCTTCCTCAGCGGCTCGGCCCGCTCCGAGGCGGGCAGCCCCGCGCCGGTGGCGAGCGGCAGCATCATCACCGTGGGCGCCGCCCTGGTCCTGACCCTCGCCGCGTCGCTCTGCATCACGGTGCGGACCTCGGACGCCCTGGCCCGCCGCACGGAGGTGGCCGCGGCCTGA
- a CDS encoding VOC family protein, producing MDFVSIRVITADISRLVGFYERATGVRAAWSTDDFAELRTASATLAIGSTRTVPMFAPGAARPADNRSVILEFRVDDVDDVHRDLVGSGLVEEFVQVPTTMPWGNRSMLLRDPDGHLVNFFTPVTEDALARLGG from the coding sequence ATGGACTTCGTCTCGATCCGCGTGATCACCGCGGACATCTCCCGTCTCGTCGGCTTCTACGAGCGGGCCACGGGGGTGCGGGCGGCCTGGTCGACCGACGACTTCGCCGAGCTCAGGACCGCCTCGGCCACGCTGGCGATCGGCAGCACCCGTACCGTCCCGATGTTCGCCCCCGGCGCCGCGCGCCCCGCCGACAACCGGAGCGTCATCCTCGAATTCCGCGTCGACGACGTGGACGACGTCCACCGCGACCTGGTCGGCTCCGGCCTCGTCGAGGAGTTCGTCCAGGTGCCCACCACCATGCCGTGGGGCAACCGCTCGATGCTGCTGCGCGACCCCGACGGCCACCTCGTCAACTTCTTCACTCCGGTCACCGAGGACGCGCTCGCGAGGCTCGGCGGCTGA
- a CDS encoding helix-turn-helix transcriptional regulator, whose protein sequence is MARPTARVLTLLELLQSGGTRTVSELAGRLDVDERTVRRYVRHLLELDVPVESVRGRYGGYRLASGYRMPPLMLSDDEALAVLLGLVAGRRAGLMTSAGVASETAAAKVRRVLPERLGERLDAVLDSLAFTSAAERSAPTGPTGPSAPPAAASPTGPPFVSDPADTTGPHTPSDPTDTTGPHTPSDPTDPIRPSAPSTPPAPSAPSAPAGTAGPPSVSRPREGRPAASAPPGDGPRAAAPAPGLAPPAAPRSSILLPLADAVRHHRPVRIRYASADGRRSERTLHPYGLVAHAGRWYVTGADPAIGEDRTFRVDRVLDARTLPGSFEPPAGVDPAERVLTGLATAPYAHAVSLRVQGTAEQIRSRMPAGLATLTEVPAAAGADTGAQPAWFRVELRVEQLDWLPAVIASLDRPFVIDRPVELRSLVADFADRLARSARSPHD, encoded by the coding sequence ATGGCCCGACCCACCGCGCGCGTGCTCACGCTCCTCGAACTCCTCCAGTCCGGCGGCACCCGCACGGTGTCCGAACTCGCCGGGCGGCTCGACGTCGACGAGCGCACGGTGCGGCGCTATGTGCGGCATCTGCTCGAACTCGACGTGCCCGTCGAGTCGGTGCGCGGACGCTACGGCGGCTACCGGCTCGCCTCCGGCTACCGGATGCCGCCCCTCATGCTGAGCGACGACGAAGCACTCGCGGTGCTGCTCGGTCTGGTCGCCGGGCGGCGGGCGGGGCTGATGACGAGCGCGGGCGTGGCGAGCGAGACGGCCGCGGCGAAGGTCCGGCGCGTGTTGCCCGAACGGCTCGGCGAGCGCCTCGACGCCGTCCTCGACTCCCTGGCGTTCACCTCCGCGGCCGAGCGGTCCGCCCCGACGGGCCCGACGGGCCCGAGCGCCCCACCGGCCGCGGCGAGCCCGACCGGCCCCCCTTTCGTATCCGACCCGGCGGACACCACCGGCCCACACACCCCATCCGACCCAACGGACACGACCGGCCCACACACCCCATCCGACCCAACGGACCCGATCCGCCCGTCCGCCCCGTCCACCCCACCTGCCCCGTCCGCCCCGTCCGCCCCAGCGGGCACCGCCGGCCCGCCTTCCGTATCCCGCCCGCGCGAAGGACGGCCCGCCGCATCCGCCCCGCCGGGCGACGGGCCCCGGGCGGCCGCACCGGCTCCGGGGCTCGCACCGCCCGCCGCTCCTCGCAGCAGCATCCTGCTTCCCCTTGCCGACGCCGTGCGCCACCACCGGCCGGTCCGCATCCGGTACGCCTCCGCCGACGGCCGCCGCAGCGAGCGCACCCTGCACCCGTACGGCCTGGTCGCCCATGCGGGCAGGTGGTACGTCACCGGCGCCGACCCCGCGATCGGTGAGGACCGGACCTTCCGCGTCGACCGCGTCCTCGACGCCCGTACGCTGCCCGGCTCGTTCGAGCCGCCCGCCGGGGTCGACCCCGCCGAGCGCGTCCTGACCGGGCTCGCCACGGCCCCGTACGCACACGCGGTGAGCCTGCGCGTCCAGGGGACGGCCGAGCAGATCCGGTCCCGCATGCCGGCCGGCCTGGCGACGCTCACCGAGGTTCCCGCCGCGGCCGGCGCGGACACGGGGGCCCAACCCGCCTGGTTCCGCGTCGAGTTGAGGGTCGAGCAACTCGACTGGCTGCCTGCCGTGATCGCCTCGCTCGACCGGCCGTTCGTCATCGATCGCCCCGTCGAACTCCGCTCCCTCGTCGCCGACTTCGCCGACCGGCTCGCCCGCTCGGCGCGATCGCCGCACGACTGA
- a CDS encoding SAM-dependent methyltransferase, whose product MNREQISLLAHANHPIAAPVDDAAVHRLLKRAVPRPDARVLDLGCGGGEWLLRALADHPHLRAEGVDISERALAHARAAAGARGVGERLTLHQRDAADFTAAAPFDLVLSVGATHAHGGLLRTLAAARKHLAPGGHVLVGDGFWEREPTPEAVEMLGELSDLATTLDDVVADGWTPVEAHISTRGELDAYEWSWTGSLAAWALDHPDDPDGPQALEAAAVHRTEWLRTYRDSFGFLCLILRPTSY is encoded by the coding sequence ATGAACCGTGAACAGATCTCCCTGCTCGCCCACGCCAACCACCCCATCGCGGCCCCCGTCGACGACGCCGCCGTGCACCGGCTGCTGAAACGCGCCGTCCCGCGCCCCGACGCCCGCGTCCTGGACCTCGGCTGCGGAGGTGGCGAGTGGCTGCTGCGTGCGCTCGCCGACCACCCCCACCTGCGGGCGGAGGGCGTCGACATATCCGAGCGGGCCCTGGCGCACGCCCGCGCCGCGGCCGGGGCGCGCGGCGTCGGCGAGCGACTCACCCTCCACCAGCGCGACGCGGCGGACTTCACCGCCGCCGCCCCCTTCGACCTGGTGCTCAGCGTCGGGGCCACGCACGCCCACGGGGGCCTGCTCCGCACGCTCGCGGCCGCCCGCAAGCACCTGGCACCCGGCGGACACGTCCTGGTCGGCGACGGGTTCTGGGAGCGCGAACCCACACCGGAGGCCGTCGAGATGCTGGGCGAGCTGAGCGACCTGGCGACCACCCTCGACGATGTCGTGGCCGACGGCTGGACACCGGTCGAGGCCCACATCAGTACGCGCGGGGAGCTCGACGCCTACGAGTGGTCCTGGACGGGGTCGCTCGCGGCGTGGGCCCTTGACCACCCGGACGACCCCGACGGCCCGCAGGCCCTGGAGGCGGCGGCCGTCCACCGCACGGAATGGCTGCGCACCTACCGGGACTCGTTCGGCTTTCTCTGCCTGATCCTGCGCCCCACCTCGTACTAG
- a CDS encoding NUDIX hydrolase, whose protein sequence is MRGDREDDVVVDGGAEVPVPADGETWVVGAVILNPRGEAFAQRRGPGRRLFPDCWDIVGGHVEPGESLVEALAREVTEETGWRLRRVRALLGVCHWTGDDDGRVRQEADYLVEVDGDLDHPALEWSKHTAYGWFGPDDLPRLKEGRAPQGFFIHDLIASALRGH, encoded by the coding sequence ATGCGAGGAGACCGTGAGGACGACGTGGTCGTGGACGGCGGGGCCGAGGTGCCGGTGCCGGCCGACGGTGAGACCTGGGTGGTCGGTGCGGTGATCCTCAACCCGCGGGGCGAGGCCTTCGCGCAACGGCGCGGGCCCGGCCGGCGGCTCTTCCCCGACTGCTGGGACATCGTGGGCGGGCACGTCGAGCCCGGAGAGTCCCTCGTGGAGGCCCTCGCCCGCGAGGTGACGGAGGAGACCGGCTGGCGGTTGCGGCGCGTACGGGCGTTGCTGGGCGTCTGCCACTGGACGGGGGACGACGACGGCCGGGTCCGGCAGGAGGCCGACTACCTGGTGGAGGTCGACGGAGACTTGGACCACCCCGCCCTCGAGTGGTCCAAGCACACCGCCTACGGCTGGTTCGGGCCCGATGACCTGCCGCGCCTCAAGGAGGGCCGCGCTCCGCAGGGGTTCTTCATCCACGACCTGATCGCCTCGGCCCTGCGGGGCCACTGA
- a CDS encoding collagenase codes for MNTRPEGLRRSLTGFLILALALCLGIAMMAQPSRAAAADGPSKAAGPSGGAAAASPATSKSAPPPLGSSAAPSDRSDARRTAIDAAHLPPKRPVTSPAQRKAKNTAAKGAAAASCTPGDFGSRTGTALVSFIQASTTDCVNTLFALTGTDAYNAFHEAQMVTVANALATSARTYPGDNSTNVWQLVLFLRAGYYVQSYNADAVGPYGATLATASEAALDTFTASPHFMDVSAANGDIMGEVLVLTDSANEQARYLTTYKKVLNAYTSSWDAYWSMDTAVNDVFTPLFRGHWNPAYIAAVTADPSIIDTLSSFTLNHLAKLNDSWFYLDANAGSETARFLDTPALQAKVRPLAKALLGASAITGPTAPLWVAVGAMTDAYDKAQCSYYGTCDFIGKLTAAALPITYTCDADHTFRAQSLSDAALAAACTSVKGQDAYFHSIVKDSGPVANDHNTNIQIVTFASPKDYQTYSGWIFGNSTDNGGEYLEGDPSDPANQARFLSYVKSVGDGFPGDIWNLNHEYTHYLDGRYDMAGDFNAGQDVPDIWWIEGFAEYVSYSYRNLPDTEAIADAAQHTYALSTLWQSAYSNSDQTRTYPWGYLATRYMVEKHPADVQNMLAKFRSGDYAGAYAVYNTGIGTRYDADFTSWLDACAAGACGGTSSGPRAAFDATVSGLTVSLTDTSTDSGSTITGRSWNFGDGTTSTAANPSKTYTAPGTYTVTLTVTDAKGLTNTTSTSITVTGAPPTCTDPDARVMGQNCSRAGRTAKQGDLDYLYLYLPAGKVTLKVTTAGGTGNADLYYNTSTWATNSAYTARSTKSGNTESITVTNTTAGYRYISLYGKTAFSGVTVTTAY; via the coding sequence GTGAACACCCGACCAGAAGGACTGAGACGAAGTCTCACCGGTTTCCTCATACTCGCCCTCGCCCTGTGCCTGGGCATCGCCATGATGGCTCAGCCGAGCCGCGCCGCCGCCGCCGACGGTCCGTCGAAGGCGGCCGGCCCCTCCGGCGGGGCCGCCGCCGCGAGCCCGGCCACGAGCAAGTCCGCCCCACCGCCGCTGGGTTCGTCCGCCGCTCCGTCCGACCGGTCCGACGCCCGGCGCACCGCGATCGACGCCGCGCACCTGCCGCCGAAGCGGCCCGTGACATCACCGGCGCAGCGGAAGGCGAAGAACACGGCGGCGAAGGGCGCGGCCGCGGCGTCCTGCACGCCGGGCGACTTCGGCAGCCGGACGGGCACCGCGCTCGTCTCCTTCATCCAGGCGTCCACCACGGACTGCGTCAACACGCTGTTCGCGCTGACGGGCACCGACGCGTACAACGCCTTCCACGAGGCGCAGATGGTCACCGTCGCGAACGCGCTGGCGACGTCGGCGCGGACCTACCCCGGTGACAACTCCACCAACGTGTGGCAGCTCGTCCTGTTCCTGCGCGCCGGGTACTACGTGCAGTCCTACAACGCCGATGCCGTCGGCCCCTACGGCGCGACGCTGGCCACCGCCAGCGAGGCCGCCCTGGACACGTTCACCGCGTCCCCGCACTTCATGGACGTCAGCGCGGCCAACGGCGACATCATGGGCGAGGTCCTGGTCCTCACCGACAGCGCCAACGAGCAGGCCCGCTACCTGACCACGTACAAGAAGGTGCTCAACGCCTACACCAGCTCCTGGGACGCGTACTGGAGCATGGACACCGCCGTCAACGACGTGTTCACACCGCTCTTCCGCGGCCACTGGAACCCGGCGTACATCGCGGCGGTGACGGCCGACCCGAGCATCATCGACACGCTGAGTTCGTTCACTCTGAACCACCTCGCCAAGCTCAACGACTCGTGGTTCTACCTGGACGCCAACGCGGGCAGCGAGACGGCCCGCTTCCTCGACACCCCCGCCCTCCAGGCCAAGGTGCGGCCGCTGGCGAAGGCCCTGCTCGGCGCCTCCGCCATCACCGGACCGACCGCGCCTTTGTGGGTCGCGGTGGGCGCGATGACGGACGCGTACGACAAGGCCCAGTGCTCCTACTACGGCACCTGTGACTTCATCGGCAAGCTCACCGCCGCGGCCCTGCCCATCACCTACACCTGCGACGCCGACCACACCTTCCGCGCCCAGTCGCTGAGCGACGCCGCCCTCGCCGCGGCCTGCACCAGCGTCAAGGGCCAGGACGCGTACTTCCACAGCATCGTCAAGGACAGCGGTCCGGTGGCGAACGACCACAACACGAACATCCAGATCGTGACGTTCGCGAGCCCCAAGGACTACCAGACCTACTCCGGCTGGATCTTCGGCAACAGCACCGACAACGGCGGCGAGTACCTGGAGGGCGACCCCTCCGACCCGGCCAACCAGGCGCGTTTCCTGTCCTACGTGAAGAGCGTGGGCGACGGCTTCCCCGGCGACATCTGGAACCTGAACCACGAGTACACGCACTACCTCGACGGCCGCTACGACATGGCGGGCGACTTCAACGCCGGGCAGGACGTGCCGGACATCTGGTGGATCGAGGGCTTCGCGGAGTACGTCTCCTACAGCTACCGCAACCTGCCCGACACCGAGGCGATCGCCGACGCCGCCCAGCACACCTACGCGCTGAGCACCCTGTGGCAGAGCGCGTACTCCAACTCCGACCAGACCCGCACCTACCCGTGGGGCTACCTGGCCACCCGCTACATGGTCGAGAAGCACCCGGCGGACGTCCAGAACATGCTGGCCAAGTTCCGCAGCGGTGACTACGCGGGGGCGTACGCCGTCTACAACACCGGCATCGGCACCCGATACGACGCCGACTTCACCAGCTGGCTCGACGCGTGTGCCGCCGGGGCCTGCGGCGGTACGAGCAGCGGTCCGCGCGCCGCCTTCGACGCCACCGTGTCCGGGCTCACGGTGAGCCTGACCGACACGTCGACGGACTCCGGCAGCACCATCACCGGGCGCTCGTGGAACTTCGGCGACGGCACCACCTCCACCGCCGCCAACCCGTCAAAGACCTACACGGCCCCCGGCACCTACACGGTCACCCTGACCGTGACCGACGCCAAGGGCCTGACCAACACCACCAGCACATCCATCACCGTCACCGGCGCGCCGCCCACCTGCACGGACCCCGACGCCCGCGTCATGGGCCAGAACTGCTCGCGCGCCGGCCGCACGGCCAAGCAGGGCGACCTGGACTACCTGTACCTCTACCTGCCCGCGGGAAAGGTCACCCTCAAGGTGACCACGGCGGGCGGCACCGGAAACGCCGACCTCTACTACAACACCAGCACGTGGGCGACGAACTCCGCCTACACCGCACGCTCCACGAAGTCCGGGAACACCGAGAGCATCACCGTCACCAACACGACGGCCGGTTACCGCTACATCAGCCTGTACGGGAAGACCGCGTTCAGCGGCGTGACGGTCACCACGGCCTACTGA